Part of the Cryptococcus neoformans var. neoformans JEC21 chromosome 11 sequence genome, ccccctaaccccctaaccccctaaccccctaaccccctaacccctaaccccctaaccctaaccccctaaccccctaaccgATATTGGAGATGGATTTGAAAATTGATGATTTGTTGGAGAAACAAAAGGATCATCAGGCAATGTTGGATCTGGAGTATGTGCAGTTGAATGTACCCAAGGTGCTAGCTTTGTTCAACAAGGTGAATCATTTTGTTTATGCTGCCATACTGGTCATGGGGCTAACTGTGGGGTGCAGTTGTTctcgaagaggagataAGGATGAAAAACCTGCAAGAGATGAGTGGGATAGAAGAATCCGTAGTGTGCATATAATATTGTTGTGAATACATAATAAAGGTATCTTTTCcccctctttttcccatTCGGGCCCCAACCATAGTGCTCGTTGGTATCTCCATATCTATTGTTTGGTTCCTGTGGCGCACTTTTTGTCCGCCGCTTTTATTATTCTaacctttttttcatgCCTCGGTTGGATGATTTATAGTTTTGTGTCTTAATAGGGATGCAGAGTTTCTCCGTTGCGACCGAGTTCCCTTCGATATGACGGTTGTTTTGTACACAAGTATCACTCTCATGTCAAAGGACGTAGGGCTTCGAACATTACTGATCGCcgaggagagaaggcagTGTTTAACTCTTACATGCGAAAAAATTGTAATTACTGTATCTGACCGGTATACTATTCGGGTTGCCAGCATGATTGCAACTTTATTTGCACCAAGATTACACCCTTTGTTGTTTGAACCTTGAAAAGTAATGCGGATAGGCGAGATAGGAGATGCGGTCGGAAACAACAAACGAAAGTCGCGGGATATCTGCGCGTCGCGCcattcatctcttcttctccatcacaTCTCCTCCCCCACTCCCCCACCCCGCAATGTCCGTCGACTTGTCCCACCCCGACATCGCAGCCGCACGTgcatccatctccaacccGTCGGACCCTGCCGCCTGGCTTCTCCTGCAGTACGCGagccccccctccaccacgCAACTCCCGCAGCTCCTTTTGCTCGACTCCGGCCCCCTCCCGGTCTTGCCGGCATGGCagcaccatctccaaaacacACACCAAAGTATCTTATTCGGCTACGCCGAGATTGCAGAGAAGGGTCTGGTCCTTGTGTATCTCACGCCGGATGTAGGGTGAGTCCTGCCCAGCTCTCGCGCTGAAAACAGACGCTGATACGTCTCGCAACGCAGGGGTGTAAAGCGGGGTATGTCTTGCATCCGTCCCCCAGTAACTGGAAAGTACAGCTAACCACACATCCAGCACGAGCTATCGTGCATTCTCGAGCTTTCGCGAGTTTGTTCCCTGTACGTTTCTCTGCTCCCGAATCTCCCCTCATCTACTGATCCTTTCTGCCTTTTTCCCCTTGTTCTCGTTGTCACTTCACAAAAAAGGACTATTCCGCAATAATTACCATCTCCCACCCTTCCGAACTCACCGAACAACTCATCACCGATCAACTCGCCCTTAACCTTCCTTCTGCCACTTCCCTTCCTGCCTGTGTGCCCGTGGCCTCGACGCGGTACGTCGTTCCAGGGGCGGATGTCTTGGTACCAGATCCACTATCACCTCGAGCTGCTGGAATGGGCAGGGATTTACCGAGTCTACCTTTTCCCACATCAAATCAACAGAGTTTACAAACGACGCAGCTACAGACCTCACAGTTACCGCCATTACCACCTTTacctccttcccccatcCCGCCGTCACCTGTGTCGAAAGATGAGACTGGAATCAATCGTGTAAGCAATGCGAACGAGATGAATGAGGACAATCAAATAGAGAAAGGAATGGAtctggaagagggaggCGAACAGGAGCGCGAGGATGGACTGGAGGATAGTCATGGATCAAGGTTTGAAAATGGGAATGGAAACGGAAATGTGAGCACAAACACAAACACAAGCAGCAGAAAACCAGTCCCcgctctctctctttcaccttccCCTCCCCGCCCACCTCGCCATTCGCAACCGCGTACACCACCCAAACCCCAGcctatcctcctccccacctCCGCTCATGCCCCTGCTACCTCTCTTGATCTTGTACCTGCCCCAGCTACCCCAACTCAAGGAACAGGAGGAACGGAAACCCGCAAATCTTCAACTCCGCTCTCCCTAACATCCCGCCTCAAAAACACATTCCACCGCTCGTCACTCAAAGACAAAGATTCCCCTACCGTTgtcccctcctctcccaccgccacaccttcatccccttccGTTCCGTCTTCTACCAACAATGCCAAGCCAGATGGTCTAGGTAGCCCGACCTTTAATCCCAATGCGACTTCGATGCCTCATTCGCCGAGCACGCCAAGTGCAGGAAAGTTCAAAGCTAGTTCTCTAAGCAAAGTATTTGGGAAACGAAAATCCTCTGGTACCTCCACATCTACGCCTTCCGGGGCGGGGACGTGGGCTGGGCGAGGTGAGGGACCAAAATTGACAGAAGAGCCAGAAGGGCAGAGGATCGATGAATTTGGGAGACCGCCACAGGCGGAAGAAGGTCTTCAAGTGTTTTCCCAGTCGACTGGAATAGACCCACCGGCTGCACCTGCATCAATGCCGATTGGTTCTCCATCCTTGGCAACAGCACCTACGCCCCCACCAaaatctcctcttccccgtCCTTCCGATCCTTCCGATCCTTCCGATCCATCCGGTCCCACGGACGAGCTTAACTCCTCTCCCACGTGTTTGGAACCAGGGCCAGGGCTCGCCACACCCCTTCCGCCTAGAGGTAGCTCACTGCGTCCTCAACATTCCCCTTCACCTTTATCTTCTCCTGGAGCACAAGAAGGACAGAGCATCAGGGCCGGAAACACCGCCTTTCCCCTCGCAGGCGTCCCACTCTTAGGTCCCGAAGCACCCCTGCCCCACCTCCCGccttcatccccttcctcccacaGTCACCACGGCCTTGACAGTAATCTGGAAAGAGTGGGAACACCATACTATACCCCTTCACTTATGCaaccttccccttcctttcaaccgcaagaagagggaacTCAACACCAGCCACATACTTATCCTTCTCGCCTCCACCCTCACACGCAAATCCCgtctcattctcatccatcGGCAACGGCAACGACGCTGCAACCCCCGCTGTCACGTTCTacatctctttctccctctgtCCCACTCCCCGCCACATTGGCCACAACAACATTGGACCCAGTTTATACAGCTGATACCCAGGGTGCTTACGCGAACgcggaggaggatagggaGGAGATCGAggctgaggaaggaaagcaACGGGATAGGGATAGGGAGAGGGAtaaggaaagggaaagtgTTCTGCTAGCTTACGATCGGCCTGAGATTGAGCCAGAGTCGGATCCGAGGCAAGTGGAGAGTACGACTGAAATCATGGAGGGAATGGAAAAGGGTTTCTTCCCACGTCAAGGTGAACAAGGTAGGTTTGATCATTATTACACATGCCGAAGATGattgccttcttttcttgacGCTTACCTTTTTTGTTCCCTATAGTGTCTGACGCTTCGGCTCCCAGCCCCGTTTCCCTACGCGCACCTGCGCCTGCATCTGTGGATGAGTACGACAGCCCATCTCATCCCTCGGCTTTACAGCCTCCCTCGCCCCTTCATCCCGCCGCTTCTATCCATGCTACCGTTCCCCATCTCGCCGAGGgacaagcagaagaaatggagaaagaaaCTCCCGTGGAGACGGAAGAGGCAAAAGCGGAGGTAGAAGGTGATGAACAAactgaaaaagaagaacaacGACAACGTCTCGAACGTGAACGCGAACGCGAAGTCCTTGAAGCTCAACAAATCGCGCAATGGCAAGCCGCCGAGACGGCTCGCTGGGAAGCTGAAGAATCCGCTCGTCTCgaacaggaagaagcggcgCGTCTTGCCGCGGAGGAACAAGCCCGACGAGACGCGGAGGAAGCGGAACGGTTTAGGttagaagaggaagaaaggatgagagcagaggaagaggtgaggCGTCAAAAggaggcggaagaggaggctcGCCGGcaggtggaagaagaacagagGCGCCAacgggagaaggaggaagaggagaagaggcaggtggaggaagaggagaggcgaaagagggaggaggaaaggaggaaggaggaggaggaaaggaggaagagggaagaggaggaagagcgagagaggAAGCGTAtggaggaagcggaggagaggaagcgGACAGTGAGAGATGGATTGGAGAGGGGCAaacgagaaggaggagttATGTTAAAAGGCGTAAGTTCATCTTTTATATGCTTTCAACccaacctcctccatccGAAAATCAAAAGAGGCTTTAAGAGAGCGCTGACGAAAAGCGGGCAATTGCAGTGGGTCACGGTACAAACGTGCAAATCCCTGACGTGGCGAAGACGCTATTTCCAACTGTTCCCTCGTGAGATGCAATTGTTTAAGAACGAGAATGTGAGTATCATCAGCTTCTATaattttattttttttgcAGTCATCCTTTCATACCCTGTTTTGGTTCCATTCTCTAAATTCGTGGGTTCTTGCTGACTTCTAAACTATCACAATCTCAGGACACCAAGCCGATCCAAACCATTCCCCTCTCCAAATCCACTGGCATATCAGAAACGTACGAAGAATCTCAAGTGAAAGATAGCTTCATGATCACGTCTGGcgatgaaggcgaaggtggagaagcGTTTTTCTTGTTTACAGACTCGGCGGAGGATAAGGAGTTTATCTTGGACGGGATGAGGCTTTGTATTGGGTGATCTTTTTGTTATTTTTATTATATTTCTTGGAAACTATTTCTTGGAAACTAGAATGGGGGTTAtacgaaggaagaaaaggtgaTCAGAAGTTGGGCGCCGCGTATTTTTTTGGTGCCAGTATCTGATCACTGGGTGCTGGACATGCAGCCGTTATGGTAATGCAGGCCAATATACTGTTGGCAGACGGACAGCAATACGCTTGACTGACTCTTTAATCCGATAAGGCTGAGGATTATCTCCCGAAAATGAGGGAAATGGGTTTGTAGATGGATAATTAATGAGCACACCGATCCGGGACGGAATTGATTCTGGGCACCTGTCCCAAAAACTCAGATTCCCCCTTCTTCGCGCTTCTGTCGACTTAATTCGTTTCTCTCCACCTTTGcttgctcctcctcaactTGGCCTTTGAAACCATCCATCGTCCCTTTCCCGTCAAACTGTACTAGGATCCATCCGTCCTTTTCCAATCCTACCTCGACAGATTCGCCCGAAGCAACACACTCGCAATTAAAGGACGCAAGATGGCACACAACCCCCGTgtcttctttgacttcgCAGTCGCCGGCCAGCCTCTGGGACGTGTCGTTGTGAGTTCTCAACGTCAAAGACTGTTGCAAGGGGGTTTCAGGAACTGACGCCTTTTTAATGCAGTTTGAACTTTACGCCAATGTGTAAGCCTTCTGTCTCCTCatcgctcttcttcgaaGCTTGGACATCTGATATCCCGTCTTTTTTCTTGCATCTTGCCCAAATATAACCAACAGTGTACCCAAAACAGCCGAAAAGTACGCTACTCTCCTATCTCCCTTACTTTTTTCCCCAAACACTAACCACATTTACTCAAGTTTCCGAGCTCTTTGCACCGGCGAAAAAGGCATTtcccccatctcctcccttcctcttcactaCAAAAACTCCATCGTCCACCGTGTCATCGAAGGGTTTATGATCCAAGGTGGAGATTTCACCAAGAAGACTGGAGCGGGTGGGGAGAGTATCTATGGGGCACcgtttgaggatgaaaggtTGAATGGAGAGGGGTGCGAAGTTGATACGAAGGGGTGAGTCCAGTTTTACTCCGTGTGGGGTGGAGCatggaaagatgaaagggtgaaagagaaagtgtggaaaagggaaaagaatgacATAAGGTTGAGAAGCTGATGCTGGATGTGGCGGGGTTTTAGATTACTGGTGATGGCCAACAGAGGACCAAACACGAATGGTTCGCAATACTTTATCACTCTCGCTGCTGCTCCCCACCTTACGGGTAAACACGTGTATGTCTCCTCCTTCTATTCATCTTTAATCGTATGACAAGCTTATGCTAATGTTTTTCGGGCCTCGTCCTCTGTTCTCCCATATAGCGTCTTTGGCCGCGTCGTTTTCGGTATGGAACATGTCGAAACCATTGGTCAACTGCCAACGGACGAGAAGGATAGACCGCTTTCGACGGTAATGATTACCCATTGTGGAGAACTCGAACTTCGTCGGCCACCACCCAAATCAAGAGCTCGATCTGCATccatttcatcttcgtTTTCCAGTCGATCCCGCTCTCTTTCCCGTTCCCGTTCCCCTTCCCGCAGCCGTTCTCGTGATCGCTCAGTATCTATAAAAAGGAGATCTCGATCCAGGAAGTACAGCGACTCCGGTTCTGAAAGCGATTACGATTCTGATGATTCCCGTGAGCGTCGTCGACGTCGAAAAGACCGCAAACGCTCCAAGCACGCCAAACACTCCTCCaaatcaaaatcaaaatcaCGCCGCCGCAGCAGTAAGAGCGACAGGGAAGAAACGCTATCCGAACTAGATGCGCGTCtcgaaagggaagaaaacGAAAGACTTGAGAAAGAACGTTTGGAAAAGCTTGCCGAGATGAAGCGGAagattgaggaagagaaacaACGAGTGAAGGATGCTGGCGGGGTTGTGTATAAAGGTGagcccttttttttctttttctcatctctcgTCTTATACCCTCTTCTCGgctccttcctcccctccgCCCGGCACCAAAAAGTCAAAAAGCAACAGAAAGCTAACGTGTTAATTCGTGGGATAATAGGTCGAGGAGCAATGAAATACCTTGATCCAGAAACTATCAACCGCCAACAGTTGCCTCAGAATTTCAGTATCCGAGGTgggagagggcgaggggACCTTCCACCTCCGAGGGGAGGATCGTTCCGCGATCGCGATCAAGAGCGGTATGGCGATCGGGACAGAGGTCAGGACAGGCGAGATAGACGTGAGCAAAGCGATAGAGGCGACCGCGAACGCGACCGAGGCTACCCCTCCTCCCGTTCCCACTCCGACC contains:
- a CDS encoding peptidyl-prolyl cis-trans isomerase, putative, giving the protein MAHNPRVFFDFAVAGQPLGRVVFELYANVVPKTAENFRALCTGEKGISPISSLPLHYKNSIVHRVIEGFMIQGGDFTKKTGAGGESIYGAPFEDERLNGEGCEVDTKGLLVMANRGPNTNGSQYFITLAAAPHLTGKHVVFGRVVFGMEHVETIGQLPTDEKDRPLSTVMITHCGELELRRPPPKSRARSASISSSFSSRSRSLSRSRSPSRSRSRDRSVSIKRRSRSRKYSDSGSESDYDSDDSRERRRRRKDRKRSKHAKHSSKSKSKSRRRSSKSDREETLSELDARLEREENERLEKERLEKLAEMKRKIEEEKQRVKDAGGVVYKGRGAMKYLDPETINRQQLPQNFSIRGGRGRGDLPPPRGGSFRDRDQERYGDRDRGQDRRDRREQSDRGDRERDRGYPSSRSHSDPYSGRTGDPLDRYPRTTRRENGQDRRTKLDRDMDQWQHDRSQGSDVRGEGDKFKRGARNELERDREGKQEERKEEGEMTPEDEMERAGKIEREDRGERAMSEGSDMVMDKDD